The Rhodothermales bacterium genome includes the window CGCCCGGGGGGTCGACCCGGACGAACTCATCCGCGCCATCGAACGCGGCATCTGCAAGGTCAATTTCGCCACCGACACGCAGCTGCTATGGGCCCGAACCTACCGTGAGTTCTTCCGCGACCGTCCGGACCAGATCGACCTCGTCATCCCCGGCCGGCAGTACATGGATGCGTATGTCACATTGATGAAAAACCGATTCGAACTGCTCGGCGCCTCCCACCGCGCGTTTGGCGTCCGTAAGAAACACCATGCATGACTCTCCTCTGCTCCGCAAACCGTCCGCCGGCGCTGGCTGGTACCAGCGCATCACCCGTGAAGAAGCCGGCTGGG containing:
- a CDS encoding class II fructose-bisphosphate aldolase, whose translation is QFDILEAIGARLPRFPLVLHGASTVNQLEIDRINGPGGRLLPGARGVDPDELIRAIERGICKVNFATDTQLLWARTYREFFRDRPDQIDLVIPGRQYMDAYVTLMKNRFELLGASHRAFGVRKKHHA